A window of Fragaria vesca subsp. vesca linkage group LG7, FraVesHawaii_1.0, whole genome shotgun sequence contains these coding sequences:
- the LOC101291373 gene encoding pentatricopeptide repeat-containing protein At1g01970-like, whose protein sequence is MATSVSNAVCFLYPHPTINEPPKTHHPKFSVTTFRPTPINLSSSGHRFHPPLMALSIEETAMAENTEGKPRFKWGEIGSDITEAQQDAIDELPPKMSKRCQAIMKQIICFAPEKGSLCEVLNAWVSIMKPSRADWLAVLKELRIKDHPLYLQVAEIAVLDDSFEPNVRDYTKIIHGYGKRNRIEDAESTLLNMKSRGFVCDQVTLTAMIDMYSKAGHLKLAEDTFEDIKLLGQQVDKRAYGSMIMAYIRAGMPEQGETVLIEMDAQEIVAGSEVYKALLRAYSMVGDTEGAQRVFNALQLAGISPDAKICGLLINAYGISGQSQKARAAFENMRKAGLKPSDKCIALMLAAYEKENKLQMALKFLMGLEREGIMVGKEVAETLAGWFKKLGVVEEVDMVLREFAATKANSGIPTS, encoded by the exons ATGGCCACCTCTGTCTCCAATGCGGTTTGCTTTCTCTATCCCCACCCAACAATCAATGAACCCCCAAAAACCCACCACCCCAAATTCTCCGTCACCACTTTCCGGCCAACACCCATCAATCTTTCCTCCTCCGGTCACCGTTTTCACCCCCCACTAATGGCTTTAAGTATTGAAGAGACAGCAATGGCTGAAAACACAGAAGGGAAGCCAAGGTTTAAGTGGGGTGAGATAGGTTCGGATATTACAGAAGCACAGCAGGACGCTATAGATGAACTCCCTCCCAAGATGAGCAAGCGTTGCCAGGCTATAATGAAGCAGATTATTTGCTTTGCTCCTGAGAAAGGGAGTCTTTGTGAGGTGTTGAATGCTTGGGTTAGCATTATGAAGCCTTCCAGAGCTGACTGGCTTGCTGTTCTTAAAGAATTGAGGATTAAAGATCACCCTCTTTATCTTCAG GTGGCAGAAATTGCTGTACTGGATGATTCTTTTGAACCCAATGTGCGTGACTATACTAAAATAATCCATGGTTATGGGAAGCGAAACCGAATTGAGGATGCTGAAAGCACCCTTTTAAACATGAAGTCTAGAGGCTTCGTATGTGATCAGGTAACTCTAACTGCCATGATTGACATGTATAGCAAGGCTGGACATCTTAAGCTGGCTGAAGATACTTTTGAAGACATCAAACTCCTTGGACAGCAAGTAGATAAAAGAGCTTATGGCTCAATGATCATGGCCTATATCAGAGCTGGAATGCCTGAGCAGGGAGAAACTGTACTCATAGAAATGGATGCCCAAGAAATTGTTGCTGGAAGTGAAGTTTACAAGGCATTGTTAAGAGCATACTCCATGGTTGGTGATACTGAAGGAGCTCAGAGGGTGTTCAATGCGCTTCAGCTAGCTGGTATCTCTCCAGATGCTAAGATATGTGGACTTCTCATAAATGCATATGGTATATCAGGTCAAAGTCAAAAGGCACGTGCTGCATTTGAAAATATGAGGAAGGCTGGTCTTAAACCCAGTGATAAATGTATAGCTCTAATGTTGGCTGCTTACGAGAAGGAGAATAAGCTGCAAATGGCATTGAAATTTCTTATGGGGTTGGAGAGAGAAGGTATAATGGTCGGGAAAGAAGTTGCAGAAACATTGGCTGGATGGTTTAAAAAATTAGGAGTTGTGGAAGAGGTGGATATGGTCTTGAGAGAATTTGCAGCAACAAAAGCCAATTCTGGAATTCCCACTTCATAG